TCGGGATCGAAGCATCAAGCTGCACACCGGCTGCCAGGGAGATCGGCCCGAGTGGGCAGTGCGGAGCCACGACCGCGTAGTAAGCTTCGGCCATACCCGCAATCAACCGCGTCTCGAAGATCCCGCCTGCGTGGGACAGATCGGGCTGCAGGACGGCAGCGGCCCGCTTCTCAAGAATCTCGCGGAAGCCCCACTTGGTGAAAATGCGCTCGCCGGTCGCGATGGGGATATGGGTCTTGCGCGCCAGATCGGCCAGGACGTCGACATTCTGGCACTGTACCGGCTCCTCAATGAACATCGGCTGCAGGGGCTCCAGCGCCTTGATGAGCAGCGCCGAGGTCGCCGGCGGAACGGAACCGTGGAAGTCGATGGCGATGTCGATCTCCTTGCCCACGGCCTCGCGGATTGCGGCGATGCGCCCGACGGCACGATCGACGAAGCCCGGCGTCTCAATGACTCGCGCCGGGCGGCCGCCGGCGACTCCGGTCTTGAGGGCCTTGAAGCCCAGCGCAACGGCCTTCCGGGCATTCCCCGCCGCCTCTTCGTCGGTGCCGCCACCGACTGCTTTGTACACCTTCACACGGTCACGCAGTGGGCCGCCGAGGAGCTTGTGGACCGGAAGCCCGGCGGCCTTTCCGGCCAGGTCCCACAGGGCGTGGTCGACGCCTGACAGGGCGCTCGTCAGTACCGGGCCTCCACGGTAGAAGGCATGGCGGTACATTGCCTGCCAGTGATGCACGACCCGCGTCGGGTCCTTGCCAACCAGGTAGGGCTCCAACTCCGCCACCGCCTGCGCTACGGTCAGCGCACGCCCCTCGACAATCGGCTCGCCGAGTCCGACAAGGCCCTCGTCGGTATGGATCTTCAGGAACAGGAAGCGGGGCTTGACAAGAAAGGTCTCGAGCTTTGTGATCTTCATGATTGGTTCTCCCGATTGTGCGAAGGCACTGTTTTGCGAAGGGGCGTCTCACGGCCGGTAGCCTTCGGCGAGTTAGGGTCGGACCATCGTACCGTCCGGAAGCCGCGTCTGGGTCCAGGTGTCCACCTTGGGCACGCAGGGGTACTTGGCGGCCAGCTCCTCGTTCACGTCGATCCCCAGGCCGGGCTTGTCATTCGGATACAGGAAGCCCTTGCGCACCTCAGGCAAGCCAGGGAAGATCTCGTACACAAGCTCCGAGAACCCGCACCACTCCTGGATGCCGAAGTTCGAGCAGGCCAGGTCCAGGTGCAGGTTGCAGGCATGGCCAATTGGTGAGGTGTCGCCAGGTCCATGCCAGGCGGTCCGGACATTGTGCAGCTCGCCATAGGCCGCGACCTTCCGCGCCGGTGTCAGGCCACCCATCTGGCTGACGTGCATGCGCAAGAAGTCGATCAGCCGCCCCGACACCAGCGGCATCCACTCACGCGGGTTGTTGAACAGCTCCCCCATCGCGAGCGGCGTTGCACACTGGTTCCGCACCAGGGCGAAGTACTCGATGTCCTCCGGCGCCAGCAGGTCCTCGAGGAAGAAGAGCTGGTACGGTTCGACGGCCTTCGCCAGGAACAGGGCGTCGGCAGGTCGCAGGCGTTCATGGACATCGTGCAGCAACTCGACGTCGAAGCCGACGGCGTTGCGCACGTACTCCAGCATTCTGGGGACGTTACGGGCATACTCGCGGTCGTTGAAGTAGGTACCGGGCTGAGCGTTCTCGGGTGTGTGCAGCGACTCCGGCTTGCCGCCGTAGCCGCCCATCTGCACGCGGACGTAGTGGTAGCCCTCGGCCATGAAGCGCTGCACACTCTCCAGCACTTCCTCCGGCGTGGCGCCTCCAGCGTGCCGGTAGACGGCCGCTGCCTCCCGGCACCTGCCGCCCAGGAGGTCGTAGACCGGCATTCCCGCCCGCTTGCCCTTGATGTCCCACAAGGCCATGTCCAGACCGGAGATGGCGTTGTTGAGGACCGGGCCATTTCGCCAGTAGGAGTTGACCCAGCAGGTCTGCCAGAGGTCCTCGATGCGGTCGACGTCACGGCCGACCACCAGCGGCTTGAGGTACTCCTCGACCGCTGTCTTCACGGCCAGCGCACGCTGGGTGAAGGTAGCGCATCCCCAGCCGTAGAGACCGGGCTCGGAAGTGTCCACACGGACCGCGATCAGACGCGAGCCCGCAGGTTGGGTCATGACGACGCGAAGGTCGGTGATGGTGGTCTTTTCGGCCATAGTGATAACCTCGTTTTCGTGAGAGACCTGGGCGAAGGTCGGGCGCCGGAAGCTCTCAGCGCCCCGGGATGTTCCAGCCGTGCTCCGGGATCAGACGGTAGATTGGCTCCCAGCCCAGTATCTCCTTCGCGCGGCGGCAGGAGACGAGCGCCTCGTCGTGCTCAATCGGCTCGCGCCACTCGGTCACGTATCCATAGTGGGGCTGCGCGATCTCACGGCTGGGCAGGTTCAGCAGGTTCAGGTCGGAGTTGATGAACAGAGGATGCGCACCCTCGTAGTCGGCTTCGATCCCCTGCACGAAGGCCCGGGCGCTATCGCGGGCATCGATCCAGGTCCAGTAGTTGCGCACAAAGAACTCCAGGTTGGGCCCCTGGTTGATCATCCTGGCCATCCCGTCCAGTCGCCGCGGGTCGGGCGAGACGACCCAGGTGATTCGCAGCGATACGCTGCTGATGCCGTCCTTGTGCCAGAAATACTCCCCAATCTCCTCCAGGATCTTCTTTGAGAAGCTGTAGGCGTCGGAGAGCAGAGACGGGTGGTCCTCGTCAATCGGGAAGTAGCGGACGGGGAGGAGCTCCTTGCCGTACCACTGCCCCAGGGCATTGATGGAGCTGGCGACGCTGATCTTCTTGATGCCCGCTGCGGCGCAGGCCTCGTAGACGTTGTACGTCCCCTGGCAGTTGTCCTCGAAGGTCTGGCGCGACTTGTCCTTGATCAGAGACGGAATGCCGGCCAGGTGAATGACGCTGTCGTGTTCGGCAACGGTCTTCGCGAGCGCGTCGTAGTCGAGGCAGTCAAGCACGCGGTATTCGGCGTTGTCGACAGTGCGATCGGGGGTCCTCCCGGCTGCGGTAACCTGATGTCCGCGGGATACCAACTCCTGCACCACGAAGCGCCCCACCCTCCCCGCACCACCGGTAACAAGCACTTTCATGAGCCAACCATTCCTGACGTCGGCCCCGGGCACAGTCCCGGGAGCCTGTACAAAGAATCAGACGGCGGCCTGAGCGGATACGCCCAAGGGCCGCCGCCTGATAATAGTCCAATCAGTGACGGGGTTCAACTCATGATTGTGGTGCGGGTCCAGCCTCTTCGTCCTCGGCTGCCGGGGCTGGTGCTGCCGGTGCCGTTTCGACCTTCGGAGCGGAGAGCGCCTCCTTGAGCTTCGGGAACAAGTCCTCCAGGAGCGCCTTCGCGGTATCGGTTGCGCCCTGGGGAGCAGTCGCCTGCAGCCCATCGGCGAAGGCCCCAAGTCCCGCTGCCTTCGTGAAGGCGGACATCGCCGATCCCAACATTCCGGGATCGCCGTAGAGGTTCATCTGCGCCTTGCTGAGTGCCTCACCGAAGGCATGGGCGAAGGCAACTCCGACTTCCTTGTTGGCGCTAATGGCCGCCAGCGCCTGCTCCAGTTGGACGGAGATCTGCTCGTACTCGGCCTTCGCGCTCAGCTCGTTGCGCAGAACGGTGACGCGTGCGGCCTCGACGTCCTGCACCCGGGTGGCGTCAACGGCGACCTGCTCACGGGTAACGTTCACCGGGACCATCTGCCGCGCCTGTTCACCGGCGGCGGATAGCGTCGCGGCGTCCTTATCGGCCTCGGCCCTCACGCGCACAGCCTCAGCCAGGCTTGCCGCAGCCTGCTGCTCGCCTTCCGCGATCTTGGCGGCCTTGTAAGCCTCGATGTCGGCCTCCATCTGCCGCTTGATCTTCTCTTGCTGGGCCTGCTGCTCGGCGCTGATGACCTGGACCTGCTTGGCGCGGTCGGCGCCGGCAACTTCGCCGACGGTCGTGACCTGCTGCTCGGCCCTTTCGCGTTCGGCCTGAGCCACGAGCTGCTGCTGCTCTGCGATGGCCCGGCGCTGTTCGGCTTCGGCCACAGCAATCAACTGCTCGCGCTTGGCCACCTCGACGGCTCGTTCGCGTGACACGTCTGCGGTCTGGATGGCCTCGTTGCGGCTGATGTCCGCGGTCTTCTGCTCCTGCTCCCTGGAGATGATCGCCTTCTGAGCCTCGACCCGGCTCATGTTGACCTGCAGGTCGCGCTCAACACCGGCCTGCTGCACCTGGCGATCCTTATCGATCTCGGCGGTCTCAACCAGCCGCCGCTGCTCGATCTGGTAGGTCTCGGCATCCCGGGTGCGCTCGGCGCGCACCTTGGTGACCTCTGCCGACTGCGTGGCTTCCGCTTCGGCCTGGGCCTTTTGCAGCTCCAGCACCTGCTTGCGGGTATCGACGTCCTTGGTGGTGATCTCGCGCTCTGCGTCACGCTCGTAGAGGTTGCGCTCGACGCGAGCCCGGTTGGTGATCTCGGCGATCTTGCGCAGGCCCTGGGCGTCGAACACGTTGCGATCGTTCAGCCGCTCGGTGTTGGTCTGGTCAAGCCGGGAGATGGTGACGGACTCAAGGGTCAGACCGTTGGACTTGAGGTCTTCGCGCACCAGTTGGGAGACGGCGCTGGCGAAGTCGTCGCGCTCAGCATGAAGCTGGGCCAGGTCGCGGGTAGCCGCCACCGACCGGAGGGCCGATACCAGCTTCTCGAAGACCAGATCCCGGACTGCCACGGGGTCAATCGATCGCCCACCGAGAGAGCGAGAGGCGTTGAGGACGTCGTCGGCGGCCGCCTGGACCTTGATGTAGAACTCGGCGCGGATATCGCAGCGGAGGTTGTCCTTGGTGATCAGCGCGTCCTCACCGGCGCGCTCGACCTCCAGCTTCATGGTCTCCAGACGTACCTGGACGACCTTGTGCACCACGGGGATCACAATAGCCCCGCCATCGAGGACAACCCGCCGGCCGCCCATGCCGGTGCGTACGAAAGCCTCGTTGGCGCTGGTTCGTTGGTAGAGCCTGGCGATAATGGTGAGGATCGCCGAAACGATCAGTACCGCCGCCCCAATCACCATCAGGATAAGACGGCTGATGGGGCTGATCCCCTCCACCATGAAGGGTCCGACGATCAGCAGCAGGCCGAACAAGACCATTCCGACCGGAAGTGCCATGACTCATCCCTCCGAGGAGTCAGCGGGACACGCGCTGTGTGCCCGCTAGCAGCAAGGAACCGAATGCGTGACCGGCAGGACCGACTGTCTTGTGTCCAGACACCAGGGAGCCTGCGCTGCCTCCTCTCCCCCAGTCCCCGACGGTGCCTGCGCGCGGGTCTTCGTGACTAGACCGGCAACAGCGAGACGTCGTAGTAATCGCCGTCGCGGTGATAGCGGACGAGTACGACCTCCTGATCTTTGGCGATGTCTCCGATGACAGGCCGCCCGGCGATGCTATGCCAGTCGCCTGCACCATCCTTCACGTGGACTTCTGCCTTCTGGTCCTC
The nucleotide sequence above comes from Armatimonadia bacterium. Encoded proteins:
- the dgoD gene encoding galactonate dehydratase → MKITKLETFLVKPRFLFLKIHTDEGLVGLGEPIVEGRALTVAQAVAELEPYLVGKDPTRVVHHWQAMYRHAFYRGGPVLTSALSGVDHALWDLAGKAAGLPVHKLLGGPLRDRVKVYKAVGGGTDEEAAGNARKAVALGFKALKTGVAGGRPARVIETPGFVDRAVGRIAAIREAVGKEIDIAIDFHGSVPPATSALLIKALEPLQPMFIEEPVQCQNVDVLADLARKTHIPIATGERIFTKWGFREILEKRAAAVLQPDLSHAGGIFETRLIAGMAEAYYAVVAPHCPLGPISLAAGVQLDASIPNFLAQEHTTFGEGYLKKPLTFRDGYLDLPTEPGLGIELDEEALADKIGHDWT
- a CDS encoding enolase C-terminal domain-like protein; the encoded protein is MAEKTTITDLRVVMTQPAGSRLIAVRVDTSEPGLYGWGCATFTQRALAVKTAVEEYLKPLVVGRDVDRIEDLWQTCWVNSYWRNGPVLNNAISGLDMALWDIKGKRAGMPVYDLLGGRCREAAAVYRHAGGATPEEVLESVQRFMAEGYHYVRVQMGGYGGKPESLHTPENAQPGTYFNDREYARNVPRMLEYVRNAVGFDVELLHDVHERLRPADALFLAKAVEPYQLFFLEDLLAPEDIEYFALVRNQCATPLAMGELFNNPREWMPLVSGRLIDFLRMHVSQMGGLTPARKVAAYGELHNVRTAWHGPGDTSPIGHACNLHLDLACSNFGIQEWCGFSELVYEIFPGLPEVRKGFLYPNDKPGLGIDVNEELAAKYPCVPKVDTWTQTRLPDGTMVRP
- a CDS encoding NAD(P)-dependent oxidoreductase translates to MKVLVTGGAGRVGRFVVQELVSRGHQVTAAGRTPDRTVDNAEYRVLDCLDYDALAKTVAEHDSVIHLAGIPSLIKDKSRQTFEDNCQGTYNVYEACAAAGIKKISVASSINALGQWYGKELLPVRYFPIDEDHPSLLSDAYSFSKKILEEIGEYFWHKDGISSVSLRITWVVSPDPRRLDGMARMINQGPNLEFFVRNYWTWIDARDSARAFVQGIEADYEGAHPLFINSDLNLLNLPSREIAQPHYGYVTEWREPIEHDEALVSCRRAKEILGWEPIYRLIPEHGWNIPGR
- a CDS encoding SPFH domain-containing protein, whose translation is MALPVGMVLFGLLLIVGPFMVEGISPISRLILMVIGAAVLIVSAILTIIARLYQRTSANEAFVRTGMGGRRVVLDGGAIVIPVVHKVVQVRLETMKLEVERAGEDALITKDNLRCDIRAEFYIKVQAAADDVLNASRSLGGRSIDPVAVRDLVFEKLVSALRSVAATRDLAQLHAERDDFASAVSQLVREDLKSNGLTLESVTISRLDQTNTERLNDRNVFDAQGLRKIAEITNRARVERNLYERDAEREITTKDVDTRKQVLELQKAQAEAEATQSAEVTKVRAERTRDAETYQIEQRRLVETAEIDKDRQVQQAGVERDLQVNMSRVEAQKAIISREQEQKTADISRNEAIQTADVSRERAVEVAKREQLIAVAEAEQRRAIAEQQQLVAQAERERAEQQVTTVGEVAGADRAKQVQVISAEQQAQQEKIKRQMEADIEAYKAAKIAEGEQQAAASLAEAVRVRAEADKDAATLSAAGEQARQMVPVNVTREQVAVDATRVQDVEAARVTVLRNELSAKAEYEQISVQLEQALAAISANKEVGVAFAHAFGEALSKAQMNLYGDPGMLGSAMSAFTKAAGLGAFADGLQATAPQGATDTAKALLEDLFPKLKEALSAPKVETAPAAPAPAAEDEEAGPAPQS